The Actinopolymorpha sp. NPDC004070 genome includes the window CGGGAACGCAACCCTGGTGGACACCGTGGCCGACCTACGGGAACGCACCCGACTGTTCGGTCTGGAAAACCTGGCCGAACGCGGTGTGCTGGAGGCCTCGGCCCGCGAACACCTCGCCCTGCTGGATTTACTGGAAGCCGGCGACGGCGAGGCCGTGCGGGTACTGATGCACCGGCACCTCGGTCACGTCCGCGGCACCTGGGCCGGCCGCGCCGAGTAGCGCCGCCACCCAGGCTCGCAGCGGCTACGTGCGCGGCCGGCGGGTTCGCAACCCGTCCCGGACGACCGTGAGCGCGCGGGCCGGGTCCGCGGGGGTGTGGTCACCGGAGGCGTGCTGGGAGTGCAGGATCCCGGCGAGGAGTGCCAGGAGGTCGGCCGCGGTGACGTCGGCGCGCACGTCGCGGGCGCGCTGGGCCCGGGCAAGCAGCAGGTCGAGTTGGGTACGGAGTTCGGCGGCGGTCGCGCCCAGCCGGGCGCGCACATCGACACCGGCTCCGGTCAGGGCGTCCACGAGGTCCTTCTTCGGAGCGGCCTCGGTCACCATCAGGTCGACGAACTCGAACAACGCCTCCCCGGGGTGTTCGGCGTCCAGCCGGGCGCGGGCGGCGTCGACCAGGCGTTCGAGCCGTTCCTGCACCACCGCCTCGAACAACGCATCCCTGGTCGGGAAGTGCCGGTAGAGCGTGCCCGGACCGACCCCGGCCCGCCGGGCGATCTCGTCCATCGGAACGCTCAGTCCGCCGGTGGCGAATGCCTGCGCCGCCACCTCGACCAGGCGTGCCCGGTTGCGCCGGGCGTCGGCGCGGACACCTGGTTGCCGCATACGTACTCCTCTGTGTCGCCGATCCGGCCGCCGCGACCGTTGCAAACGGAGAGTTGTCTCCGTTAAGGTTCCGGGACAACCGGAGATCGGTCTCCGATTCTATCCACGCCCGGCGTGCAGACCCGGTGCACACCCGGTGCGGGCGCCGCGTGAGGCGTGGACGTGACGTGGAGGAGTGAACATGGACAGCGACAACCCGGTCAGCGCACGCGGGACGGTCGAACAGTTTCTCGAGACGACTGTCAGCGGACGGATGGGAGACCTGGCGGACTTCTACGCGCCGACGGTCGTGATCGAGATGCCGTTCGCACCCGAGGTGCTCTACCCGGCTCGTACGGAGGTGACCCGCGAACAGCTTCGCGAGCGATTCACCGCCGGGGCGTCCTCGCGCCGGTACACCCGTCTGGACAACGTGCGGATCCACCAGACCGAGGACCCCGAGACGGTCGTCGTCGAGTACGAACTCGAGGGCGTCACCGTCGAGACGGAAGAACCCTTCCGCCTGAAGTACGTGATGGTCATGACCATCCGCGACGGACTGATCGTGCACAGCCGCGACTACGCCGACCCGCTCGCCGGTGCCCGCGTGCTCGGCAGATTGCCCGAGCTCCTCTCCTCGCTGGCTGAGCCGGCTCGTTAACCGCTCGCGTGCTGAGTTCGGCCGCTGCCAGTATCGGGGGATGACAGATCGGGAGCCGTCCGCCCGGCAGGACGAGCCGCACGTCGACACGTTGCACGGACGTGGCGGCAACCGGCTGCTGTGGCGGGACGTTCCGGGCCCGCTCCGCGCCGAGATCGAGTCCCGGCTGGAGAGTCCGGTCGTCGCGGCGGCCAGCAAGGAGGGCGGGTTCTCGCCCGGGCTGGCCTCGGTGCTCCGGCTCGCCGACGGGCGGCAGGTGTTCGCCAAAGCGGTCAGCTCGGCGCTGAACCCGGTCTCGCCGAGCATGCACCGCCGCGAGGCCGCGATCTCGGGCCGGCTTCCCGCGTCCGCCCCCGTCCCGAAGCTGTTGTGGTCGCACGACGACGGCGACTGGGTGGTGCTGGTGTTCGAGGCGCTGGCCGGTGATCCGCCCACCCTGCCGTGGGTCCCGGCCGAGCGGGATCGCGTACTCGCTGCCCTGGCCGACCTCGCCGCCGCGATGACTCCGGCACCGCCCGGGTTGGACCTACCCGCGATCGACGTTCTGGACGAGGACTTCTCCGGCTGGCGCTGCCTGCTCGACCGGCCCGATCCGCGGCTGGCCGAGGTCGACCCCTGGGCCGCCGAACGCCTCGCCGACCTGGCCGCGTGGGAGACGCGCTGGCAGGCGGCCGCCCAGGGTGACACGCTCCTGCACGGAGACATTCGTGCCGACAACGTTCTCCTCACCGGCGAACGCGTGTACTTCGTCGACTGGCCGGCCGCGACGGTCGGCGCCGCCTGGGTGGACCTGGTGCTGATGCTGCCCAGCATGGCCATGCAGGGCGCGGGCGAACCCGAGGAACTGCTGGCCGGCCACCCGCTGGCCCGCACGGCCGACAAGGATGCGGTCACCGCCGTGATCGCGGGGTTGGCGGGCTACTTCGTGTCGAGGTCGCTGCAGCCACCCCCGCCCGGGATCCCGACGGTGCGGTCATTCCAGCGAGCGCAGGGCCTCGCGTGCCTGCGCTGGCTGCGTCAGCGCGGGCTGTGACCTCGGGCGGGACCTTTCCCGCCGCGCCGCATGCGGGGAGCCGCCGCTGCGTCGGCCCCCTGCACGCCCAGGAGACGGACCAGGCTGACCCGCAGTGCTGCGGTGGCGGCCCGCGCCGACATGCGTCCGGTCCGGACCTCCTCACCGGCTGCGTGCCCCAGTGCGATCACCGCCGTGACCAGCCAGTGCGGGCGCAGACCGCGGTCGATCTCGCCGGTCCGCTGCCCGCGCCGGACCAGTCGCAGCAGCCGGTCGACGAACGGCTGGTGCCGTTCCTGGCCCGCACCCGGGTCCAGGTCGCCGGGTGCGATCCGCAGGAGCAGTGGATATCGCTCGAACGTCTGCCAGCTCGTCTCGACCAGGCGCAGCAGCGCGTCCACCGCCGGACCCTCGTCCAGCCTGACCGCGTCGATGGCGGCGAGTGCCTCCGTACTGATCCGGTCGACGACGGCGGCCAGGAGAACCTCCCGCGAGGGGTAGTGCGCGTAGACCGTCTGCCGGGTCACACCGGCCGCCGCCGCGATCACGTCCGACACTGCTGTAAGAGTTGAACCGCGACGACGATCCTGCGAGTCGGCTCGCGATCGCGAGAGCTCAATCAGGGAAGGCGGAAGCAGAGATGACCGTACGTACGAATCCCGACGAGCAGGGGCCGCCCGAGTCGCTCGGGTCCTCCGAGTCGTTCGGTCCGCCCGACCCGGCGCGCGTTGGTCCCGAGCAGTTCGTCGCCGAGTTCTTCACCGCGTTCACCCGCGACCTGCTCGGGGGCGAGGACGTCGAGACGGTGCACGATCGCTACCACACCGAGGATGTCGTCGAGATCGTGGACGGGAACCGATGGGACCGGGACAGGCTGGTCGCCCACCTGCGACCGGTACACCGAAACCTCGGCGACTTCTCCTTCCACGTGCACGAGGCCGTGCGCCGCGGCAACCGGATCGCTGCCAGACTCACGTTCCACGCAGTGGTGCGCGGAAACACCGTCGACACCGAGATCGCCCTGTTCGGTGAGTTCACCGACGACGGCCGGCTACGCCGCTCCCACCAGCTCACCCGGACACTGACCGCCGGCCGGGACTGACGGTCGACCCGGTCAGGCGGTGTGGCGGACGGCCTTGCCCCGTGCGGCGAGGGCGGCCAGGCGTTCGTTGCGCAGTTTGTCGTGCCAGCTGTCGTCCAGTGGCTCCAGGGAGTCCCGACCGGTCGCCCACCGCAGCACCAGGTCGGCGAGCGCGGGGTTGCGGGACAGCGCCGGTCCGTGCGCGTAGGTCCCCACGAAGCCCTTCGTCCAGGCGCCCTCGGTGTGGCCGTCGTTGCCGACCCCGACCGAGACGGTGGCCAGCGGGCGCACACCCGGACCGAGGTGGGTACGCCCGCCGTGGTTCTCGAAGCCGGTGAGCAGCGGCAGGGCCAGGGCCGGGTCGACCGGACCTGCGAGCTCGCCGACGGCGCGGCTCGGGCCGCGGTCCGAGCTCAGGTCGTACAGGTCCAGCCCGGCGTACTGCCGTCCGCGCGCGGCGAACGACGAACCCACCAGCTGGTAGCCCGCGCACACCGCGAAGACGATCGCCCCGTGCTCGACCGCCCGCCGCAGACCGCCGTCGGCGAGCATGCGTTCGGCGGCCAGCGTCTGCGGCGCGTCCTCCCCGCCGGCGAGCAGGTAGACGTCGGCGTCGGTCGGGATCGCTTCGTCGGTACGGATCTCCTCCGTCTGCACGGGAATCCCGCGCAGCCGGGCCCGCTGGGCGAGGATCAGCAGGTTGCCCCGGTCGCCGTAGGTCGACAGCAGATCGGGATACACCCACACGATGCGCAGTGCGCTGTCAGTCGACACGATTCAGCTCCGCTCTGATCTGCTGGAAGGCGGTGTAGTTCGCGATCACCTCCGCACGCCCGTCCGGCATCGTCGCCAGCGCGTCGGTGAAGGAGCGGACGTGGGTGAAGTCGACGCCGTTCACGGCCAGCCGGACACCCAGGTCGTACGCGCGGTCGCCACTGATCAGCACCCTGCGCCCGCGCAGTGGCGCGAAGTCCACGTCGAACAGCCAGGAGGTGTCCAGCCCGTCGGGGTCGCGGGCGTTGATGCACAGCAGTGTCGGCGCCTGCTCGGCCATGTCGAACGCCTCCAGCCAGCCGGCCGGGTTCTTCGCCAGCAGCAGCCGGATGGCCTTGCCGTCCCGCTCGACGATCGCGTAGCGCCCGGCGACCGAGGTGACCTCCGCCAACCGGGGCAGCGCGTCGTTCGGGCGTACGCCGATCCGCGACGCGACCGCCAGTGCCATCGCCGCGTTCGCCAGGTTCACCTGCCCGGGCAAGCTCAGCTTGACGTCGTGGCGGTTCCCGTCCGGGTCGACCACGGCCTGGTCGTCAAGCGTCCATTGCGCCTGAGGCCGGGCCAGCGCGCATCCGGTGCAGCGCCAGTGGATCGCCACACCGTCGGCGTGCGGGACGCGTTCGATGGCGCTGCCGCACTCGGGGCAGACCGCGGAGTCGTCGTGCCAGCGTTGACCGGCGGCCACCCAGCTGACCTCCTCGGCCGTGCTCGCCGCCCACACCACCATCGGGTCGTCGACGTTGGCCACGACGTGCAGGTGACGACCGCTCACCGTGTCCCGCCACAGCCGGGCGATCATCGCCACTTCCATGGCCCGGTCGAGTTGGTCCCGGGTCAGGTTGAGCATCGCCAGCACCTGGGGCCGGGCGCCGTCGCAGACGTGCGGGAGGTAGTGCTCGTCCACCTCCAGCACGGCGTACTTCGTGTCCGGCGCCAGGGCGAGCGCGGACACGTGGCCGTTCGGCAGGTTGGCACCGAACGGGTTGCTGGCCACGGGTCCAAGTACGCCGACGGCCGCCGCGGTGAGCCGGGTGGTGGTGGTCTTCCCGTTGGTGCCGGACACCACCGCGACCTGCCGGCCGGCCGCGAGCCGATGGAGAAGGCGGGGGTCGATGCCGAGTCCGACGCGGCCGCCGATGACCGATCCGTCACCACGCCCGGCCGCCCGGGAGATGGCCGCCACGCCACGGGTGGCGCGGGCCGCGAGCCTGGCTCGCAACGGCAACTGTGTGCTCACGACTGGTGACGCTAGTCGTACGCCGAGTCGTAGGCGGGCCGTTTTCCGTTGCACACAAGGCCCGAACAGCGGCGATCACTGATGACAGGTGACAAAAACCTGGAGGGCGCCGGAAGCCTCGATGTCCGGACTCGTCCGGTGGTGCATCCGGGGTGAAGGCCGCCAACCGGACGGGGAAGCACCGAAGATTTTTGCGGCACCCGCTACTCCGGATCGTCGAACACGCTGGCCTGCCCGCCGTCGTAGACGAGCAGCCCGTCCGAACGCTGCCGCACGCCCGGGCCTGGCTGGTGCGCGGCCACCGAGCCGTCCGGGAACAGGTGCCGCACCTCCACGCCGCGCACCAACTGGAGGAAGTCGGCGATCATCCGCCGGTGGCACCGCCACCACAGGCTCTCGCTGCACATGATCGCCGTGGCCCCTGCGCTGTCCGTGGCATCGGGGCTGCCCCGGGCGTCCGCGGAGTTCGCCTGGACGCCGGCGAGCAGGTCGTCGATTCCGGCCAGGAACTCGGCCGTGCGCATGTGCCCGGCGTACCCCCGGAAGGAGTCGTTCCGCCATGCCGAGTCCGGCGAGTCCGGCGCCACCTTGCGGAAGCCGCCGAGCCGGCGCTCCCACCGGTAGGCGATCCCGTGTTCGGGCAACCAGCGTTGGAGCTCGGACCGGGAGAACTGCGGGTGGCGGCGGCTGCCCGGCGCGGTCCGGACGTCCACCACCGTGGAGATCCCGGCGCCGCGCAGCAGGTCGACGGTCGCCTCGGCGGTGGCGGTGCCATGGCCGAAGGTCGTGATCCGGGCCGTCGGCGTCGTCGGCGTGGTCGGGGTCATGGGGTCATCGTCTCGTGGTCCCGGTCCGGGGGACTGGCGCGGGGGAGCCGCCCGTGTGTACGGTGTTGGCGCGCGTCGGGGCGCATCCGGTCCGCGGGAAGGGCACAGCCCACCTGAGTTGGTCTTTCAGCCGAGGTTCCTCCTTTTCGGCCTGATCATGCGGACATCGGGCGTGAGAGAAGGAGGCCGCCGTGCCGACTCGTCCGCTCCCCGACAATCCCAGCCTCGAGCATCTCAGGAACCAGGCCAGGTCGCTGCAGCGCGGCACCCGGGCGGGTGACGCCGAGGCGCTCGCGGTGTTCGGTGAGTTCGACCCCCGCCGTGACCTCACCGGTGGATGTTCCCTCAGCGACGCCCAGCTCGTCGTCGCCCGCAGCTACGGATTCCCCAGCTGGCAACGGCTCCGGGCGCACCTCGACGTGGTGGCGGAGTACTCGTACTGGCCGCGTCCGGTGGACGACACCGACGACGGTGCCGAGGGCGCCGGCTCCTCCGACGGCCGGGACCTGCCGGCGCTCGCCGACCGGTTCCTCGACCTCGCCTGCCTGAACTACACCCGGGACACCCGGCACCGGCCGGCCCGGGCGCGGGACCTTCTGCGTGCCCACCCGGAGGTCGCGAGGTTCTCCCTGCACACGATGGCGGCGGCCGGTGACGCGGCCGGACTCCGTGATGCGTTGGAGTGGGATCGTTCCCAGGTCGATCAGTCCGGCGGTCCGTACGGCTGGCCGCCGCTCATGTACCTGACGTACTCGCGGCTGGAGACGGGCGAACCGGTCGAGGCGGCGGAAGTGCTGCTGGCGGCCGGTGCCGACCCCGACTCCGGCCGCCTGTGGCAGGGAATGACGTCGGCGTTCACCGCGCTCACCGGCGCGTTCGGCGGTGGCGAGCAGGACCAGCCACCGCACCCGCGGGCGGTCGACCTGGCCCGGTTGCTGCTGCGGGCGGGCGCGGACCCGAACGACAACCAGGCCCTGTACAACAGGCAGTTCACCCCCGCGAACGACCACCTGGAGGTGCTGTTCGAGTTCGGGCTGGGCCGCGAGCACGAGAGCCCGTGGCGACGCCGGCTGGGCCACACCTATCCGTCGACGACCGCGATGGTCGAGGAACAGCTTCGGTGGGCCGCCGACCACGGGATGACCGCCCGGGTCAGGTTGCTGCTCGACCACGGTGTCGCGGCCGACGGCCGGGGCTACCACCCGAACTACGGCGAGCTCACCGCGTTGCAGTTGGCCACCCTGGCGGGCGAACGCGAGATCGCCCGGATGCTCCTCGACGCCGGCGCCGACCGCGGCCGGGTGGACGCGGTGCAGGAGTTCGTGGGCGCGTGCGTGGCCGGTGACCGGGCCGGGGTCGAACGGCTCACCGCTGTCAACCCCGGCTTGCCCGCGCACGTGCGGGAACAGTTCCCGGACGCGGGCGTCCTGGTGGCCCGTACCGGCAGCGTGGAGGCCATGCGGCTCGTGCTGGAGCAGGGCTTCGACGTGAACACCGGCGTACGCGGCGGTGTGCTCGGCCCGCCGCTGCGGCGCACCGCGCTGCACGAGGCCGCCCACGCGGGAAACCTTCCGCTCGTGCGGTTCCTGGTGGAGCAGGGCGCGGATCACGGGCTGCGCGACGCCTCCTTCGACGCGACGCCGCTCGGCTGGGCCGAGCACGGCGGCAACGAGGAGACCGCGGCGTACCTGCGTAGGCTCGGCTGACAGAGCACGGCAAGCGCGAAACCCCTGTAAAACAGGGGCGGCCGGACCTCTCCGGTCCGGCCGCCCTTCCTCAGCTCGCTGTGCGCCGGTCAGTCGACCTCGGCCACCGCCTGGGCGAACTGCGCGGCGTACAGCCGGGCGTACGCGCCGCCGGCGGCCAGCAGCTTCTCGTGGTTGCCCTGCTCGACGATCCGGCCGTTCTCCATCACCAGGATCACGTCGGCGTCGCGGATGGTGGACAGCCGGTGGGCGATGACGAAGCTGGTACGCCCGGCCCGCAGCGAGGTCATCGCGTGCTGGATGAGCACCTCGGTCCGGGTGTCCACCGACGACGTCGCCTCGTCCAGCACCAGGATCGACGGCTCGGTGAGGAATGCGCGGGCGATGGTGATCAGCTGCTTCTCACCGGCACTGACGTTGCCGCCCTCCTCGTCCATCACGGTGTCGTAGCCGTCCGGCAGGGTCCGGATGAACCGGTCGGCGTGCGTGGCCTGCGCCGCCGCCACGATCCGCTCCCGCGGCACGTCGCCGGCGCCGTAGGCGATGTTGTCGGCGATCGTGCCGCCGAACAGCCAGGTGTCCTGCAGCACCATGCCGATCCGGGCGCGCAGGTCGTCCCGCGACATCTCGGTGACGTCCACCCCGTCGAGGGTGATCCGCCCGCCGGTCACCTCGTAGAAGCGCATGAGGAGGTTGACCAGCGTCGTCTTGCCCGCGCCGGTCGGGCCGACGATGGCCACCGTGTGGCCGGGCTCGACCACCAGGGACAGGTCCTCGATCAGCGGCTTGTCCGGGTCGTACCGGAAGGACACGTGCTCGAACGCCACCTTGCCGGTCACCTGCTGTGGCCGCCGCGACGGGGACGGGTCGGCCTGCTGCTCCTCGGCGTCGAGCAGGTCGAAGACGCGCTCGGCCGAGGCGACGCCGGACTGCAGCAGGTTGGCCATCGAGGCGACCTGCGTGATCGGCTGGCTGAACTGCCGGGAGTACTGGATGAACGCCTGCACGTCGCCCAGCGACAGTGTCCCGGACGCCACCCGCAGCCCGCCGATCACGGCGACCAGCACGTAGTTGAGGTTGCCGATGAAGAACATCGCCGGCTGGATCAGCCCGGAGATGAACTGCGCCCGGAAGCTGGAGGTGAACAACGCCTCGTTCTGCTCGGCGAAGGTCTGCGCGGCCTCCCGCTGCCGGCCGAACACCTTCACCAGTGCGTGGCCGGTGTACATCTCCTCTATGTGGGCGTTCAGCGTTCCCGTGGTCGCCCACTGCTTGATGAACTGCGGCTGGGCGCGCTTGCCGATCAGCGCGACCACGAGCACCGACACCGGCACGGTCACCAGCGCGATGACCGCGAGGAGCGGCGAGATCCAGATCATCATCACCAGCACACCGATGATGGTGAGCACCGAGGTGACGATCTGGCTCAGCGCCTGCTGCAGGGTCTGGGCGATGTTGTCGATGTCGTTCGTCGTACGGGACAGGACCTCACCGCGCGGTTGCCGGTCGAAGTAGCCGAGCGGCAGCCGGGCGAGCTTGGTCTCGGCCTGCTCGCGCAGCCGGAACGCCAGCTTCTGTACGACCACCGCTGTCAACCTGCCCTGGACAAGGGCGAACAACGACGCCACCACGAAGATCCCGAGCGCTGCCATCAGCACCATGCCGACCGCGTGGAAGTCGATGCCCTGTCCGGGTACGACGTCCACCGTGCGGAGCAGGTCGGCGACGTCGCCCTGCCCGCGTGAGCGCAGCCCCTCGATCGCCTGCTCCTTGGTGATCCCGGCCGGAAGCTGGCGCCCCACCACGCCGGCGAAGATCAGGTTGGTGGCGTGGCCGAGGATCTTCGGCCCGAGCACCGACAGCCCGACGCTGATCGCGCCGAGGACGAGGACGCCGACGACCACCGGGCGCTCGGGACGCATCATGGCGACCAGCCGCTTGCTCGAGCCGCGGAAGTTCATCGCCTTCTCGGTGGACATCCCGCCGCCCATCATCGGGCCGTGGCGACGGTCCGGTCCCATCCCGCGCTTGGGCGGGCTGGCCGGCTTCACCTGCGTGCTCATGCGGCCTCCTGCTCGGTGAGCTGGGAGAGCACGATCTCCCGGTAGGTCTGGTTGGTGTCCATCAGCTCGGTGTGGGTGCCGGTTCCGACGACGCGGCCCTCGTCGAGCACGACGATCCGGTCGGCGTCGCGGATCGTGGAGACCCGCTGGGCCACGATGACGATCGTGGCGTCACCGATCTCGCGGTGCAGCGCGGCCCGCAGGGCGGCGTCGGTGGCGTAGTCGAGAGCGGAGAACGAGTCGTCGAAGAGGTAGACCTCCGGGCGGGCCACCAGCAGCCGGGCGATCGCCAGCCGCTGCCGCTGCCCGCCGGACACGTTGCTGCCGCCCTGTCCGATGGGCGCCTCGAGCTGACCCTCCATCGCCTCCACGAAGTCGCGCGCCTGGGCGATGTCCAGGGCGTTCCACAGCTCCTCGTCGGTCGCGTCGGGGTTTCCGTAGCGGAGGTTGGACGCGACGGTGCCGGAGAAGAGGTACGGCTTCTGCGGCACGAGGCCGACGGTGCGCGACAGCAGCGCCGGGTCGAGCTCGCGGACGTCCACGCCGTCGACGAGCACCTGGCCGCCGTCGGCGTCGAACAGCCGGGGTATCAGGTTGAGCAAGGTGGTCTTGCCCGCGCCGGTACTCCCGATGATGGCGGTGGTCTGGCCCGGGCGGGCGGTCAGGTCGACGCCGGCGAGCACGAGCGCCTCGGCACCGGGGTAGCGGAAGTCCACGCCCCGCAGGTCGAGCTGGCCGTGCCCGTGCAACTGGCGTACCGGCGAGGCGGCCGGTCGCACGCTGGTCTCGGTGTCCAGCACCTCGCTGATCCGCTCGGCGCACACCGACGCCCGCGGCACCATGACGAACATGAACGTCGCCATCATCACCGACATGAGGATCTGCATCAGGTAGCTGAGGAACGCGGTCAGCGCGCCGATCTGCATCGAGCCGCTGTCGATCCGGTGCGCGCCGAACCACATGACGGCCACGCTGGAGAGGTTCATCACGACCATGACGATCGGGAACATGCACGCCATCAGCCGGCCGACACCGAGGGAGACGTCCATCAGCGAGTTGTTGGCACCGGCGAACCGCTCCTGCTCGTGGGAGTCGCGCACGAACGCCCGGATCACCCGGATGCCGGTGATCTGCTCGCGCATGACGCGGTTCACGGTGTCAATGCGTTCTTGCATCTGGCGGAACAGCGGGTGCATCCGCCGGATGATCGCGCTCACCGCGAGGATCAGCACCGGCACGACCACCAGCAGCAGCGCCGACAGCGGAACGTCCTGGTTCAGCGCCAGCAGCACCCCGCCCACGCACATGATCGGTGCGGACACCATCAGGGTGAGCGTCATCAGGACCAGCATCTGCACCTGCTGGACGTCGTTGGTCGTCCGGGTGATCAGCGACGGTGCCCCGAACTGCCCGACCTCGCGGACGGAGAACTCCTGCACCCGGTCGAAGATCGCGGCCCGCACGTCGCGGCCGAGCGCCATCGCCGTGCGCGCACCGAAGTAGACCGCGCCCGCGGCACAGATGATCTGCACCAGGGTCACCGCGAGCATGACGCCACCGGTGGACATGATGTAGCCGGTGTCGCCCTTGACCACGCCGTTGTCGATGATGTCGGCGTTCAGGCTGGGTAGGTACAAGGTGGCGAGGGTCTGCACGAGCTGCAGCACCACGACCAGGGCGATGGGCCTGGTGTAGGGGCGCAGGTGCGCGCGCAGGAGACGGATGAGCACGCGGGCCTTCCTGGGGTCGGGGAGCGGGTCGGGCGGCGGATCGGGTGGTGGGTCTCGGGCCGGCGCCGGGCGGAGGCCGGGCCGGTGCCGGCGGGATCGGCGGCGGGCGCGAACCGGTGCCGGTCCGTACCGCCCACGGCAATCCAGGTGGTCCCGGACCGCCCGTCGAGATGATTCCCGAGCGTTGGCACAGCACGGCCCGCCGCCGTCCACCCCGGCCTCGTCGAGGATGACCCCGGTCGCTGAGAGAGCCCGCACAGATCACTGTCAGCGCGGTAGACCCGCACGGTCAGCCGGGTTCGGTCCCGCTGTCGAGTCCGCCGGTGAAGGCGGCCCGCCGCCCGGCCCGGCGCAGGGTCGCCAGCACCGGACGCCCGGCGGCCAGGACCAGCACCCCACCCAGCAGGGCCCGCGCGGTGTCCCAGCCGAGGGAGGTGGTGGCGTAGAAGACGGCGTAGTGGTGCAGGTTGGTCCCGAGAGCGGCGCCCGGCGCGTACGCCGCCCCGTCGGGCAGGTACGCCGCGGCCGGCCAGAACCACAGGTTGAGCAGGGCGCCGTAACCGAAGCCGCTCAGCCCGGCGTACGCCGCGAGCAGTCCGCGCTCGGCCCAGCCGGAGGCGGCCGGCAGGCAGCCGGCGAACAGCCCCACCCAGGCCAGGCCGATCATCTGGAACGGCAGCCACGGCCCGGCGCCGCCGGTGAGCAGGGCGGTGGCGAGCATGGACACCACGCCGAGCGCGA containing:
- a CDS encoding ABC transporter ATP-binding protein; protein product: MMGGGMSTEKAMNFRGSSKRLVAMMRPERPVVVGVLVLGAISVGLSVLGPKILGHATNLIFAGVVGRQLPAGITKEQAIEGLRSRGQGDVADLLRTVDVVPGQGIDFHAVGMVLMAALGIFVVASLFALVQGRLTAVVVQKLAFRLREQAETKLARLPLGYFDRQPRGEVLSRTTNDIDNIAQTLQQALSQIVTSVLTIIGVLVMMIWISPLLAVIALVTVPVSVLVVALIGKRAQPQFIKQWATTGTLNAHIEEMYTGHALVKVFGRQREAAQTFAEQNEALFTSSFRAQFISGLIQPAMFFIGNLNYVLVAVIGGLRVASGTLSLGDVQAFIQYSRQFSQPITQVASMANLLQSGVASAERVFDLLDAEEQQADPSPSRRPQQVTGKVAFEHVSFRYDPDKPLIEDLSLVVEPGHTVAIVGPTGAGKTTLVNLLMRFYEVTGGRITLDGVDVTEMSRDDLRARIGMVLQDTWLFGGTIADNIAYGAGDVPRERIVAAAQATHADRFIRTLPDGYDTVMDEEGGNVSAGEKQLITIARAFLTEPSILVLDEATSSVDTRTEVLIQHAMTSLRAGRTSFVIAHRLSTIRDADVILVMENGRIVEQGNHEKLLAAGGAYARLYAAQFAQAVAEVD
- a CDS encoding ECF transporter S component produces the protein MPASTSFAPVRLRPRSTLVLALASAVGLVGFGWPFLVVTPAGTGASHGQDAAYLFVALLPLLLGLVWAELGGGGMDVKAVAMLGVLAAAGAGLQTLSPGTGGFDPAFFLLVVAGRVFGPGFGFALGVVSMLATALLTGGAGPWLPFQMIGLAWVGLFAGCLPAASGWAERGLLAAYAGLSGFGYGALLNLWFWPAAAYLPDGAAYAPGAALGTNLHHYAVFYATTSLGWDTARALLGGVLVLAAGRPVLATLRRAGRRAAFTGGLDSGTEPG
- a CDS encoding ABC transporter ATP-binding protein, whose product is MLIRLLRAHLRPYTRPIALVVVLQLVQTLATLYLPSLNADIIDNGVVKGDTGYIMSTGGVMLAVTLVQIICAAGAVYFGARTAMALGRDVRAAIFDRVQEFSVREVGQFGAPSLITRTTNDVQQVQMLVLMTLTLMVSAPIMCVGGVLLALNQDVPLSALLLVVVPVLILAVSAIIRRMHPLFRQMQERIDTVNRVMREQITGIRVIRAFVRDSHEQERFAGANNSLMDVSLGVGRLMACMFPIVMVVMNLSSVAVMWFGAHRIDSGSMQIGALTAFLSYLMQILMSVMMATFMFVMVPRASVCAERISEVLDTETSVRPAASPVRQLHGHGQLDLRGVDFRYPGAEALVLAGVDLTARPGQTTAIIGSTGAGKTTLLNLIPRLFDADGGQVLVDGVDVRELDPALLSRTVGLVPQKPYLFSGTVASNLRYGNPDATDEELWNALDIAQARDFVEAMEGQLEAPIGQGGSNVSGGQRQRLAIARLLVARPEVYLFDDSFSALDYATDAALRAALHREIGDATIVIVAQRVSTIRDADRIVVLDEGRVVGTGTHTELMDTNQTYREIVLSQLTEQEAA